A region of Lacinutrix sp. Hel_I_90 DNA encodes the following proteins:
- a CDS encoding TolC family protein codes for MTKNSMIKNNIIVVAVLALVSFSGNAQEKNWSLKESVDYALENNISIKQTLLDKEIAEQDLKSAKGNFLPTLNGNASQNWNFGSFIDQNGSRISVDSRGNGFSLNTGVTLFNGFRNTNLHKQAELGVQASQIQLDILQNNISLNVVNAYLNILFNKEALKLAEEQIVISQKSLDQIQNLVDAGARARADLLVSKSQLAADNERLVNAQNSVDLSLLSLAQLLQITAEGFDIEEINIDLTNAVLTYKSSGEIISYAVVNRPEIKIAELNIENAELNYQIARGAYYPTLSFGGGASTSYQHLQGQDDVIQIITGIDATTGEPIIVSQKNDFIDQIENNLGYNVGFSLSIPIFNGFKTDANVKRAQISKERIALDLDAQKQTLSANIEQAFADAKASLIQYEASKISLESQELAFQNEQEKYDLGVSTSFELEQVRNRVINAQSSFLNAKYNYVFKTKVLDFYLDKPITE; via the coding sequence ATGACGAAGAATAGTATGATTAAAAATAATATTATAGTAGTAGCTGTTCTAGCGCTAGTAAGTTTTTCAGGAAACGCTCAAGAAAAGAACTGGTCGCTAAAGGAAAGTGTTGACTATGCTTTGGAAAACAATATTTCTATAAAACAAACCTTATTAGATAAAGAAATTGCTGAACAAGACTTAAAATCTGCTAAAGGAAACTTTTTGCCTACCTTGAATGGTAATGCTTCTCAAAATTGGAACTTTGGTTCGTTTATTGATCAAAATGGTAGTAGAATTTCTGTAGATTCACGTGGGAACGGGTTTTCTTTAAACACAGGAGTAACACTTTTTAATGGATTCAGAAACACTAATCTTCACAAGCAAGCTGAGTTAGGGGTGCAAGCCAGCCAAATTCAATTAGATATATTACAGAATAATATTTCATTAAATGTGGTGAATGCTTATTTGAACATTCTATTTAATAAAGAGGCCTTAAAATTAGCAGAAGAACAAATAGTAATCAGCCAAAAAAGTTTAGATCAGATACAAAATTTAGTCGATGCGGGTGCGAGAGCTAGAGCAGATTTATTGGTCTCTAAATCACAGTTAGCGGCAGATAATGAACGCTTGGTTAATGCGCAAAACAGTGTTGACTTATCATTACTAAGTTTAGCGCAATTGTTACAAATTACTGCGGAAGGTTTTGATATTGAAGAAATAAATATAGATTTAACAAATGCGGTTTTAACATATAAGAGTTCTGGAGAAATAATATCCTATGCTGTTGTGAATAGACCCGAGATTAAAATTGCTGAATTGAATATTGAAAATGCAGAATTAAATTATCAAATTGCAAGAGGTGCCTACTATCCTACGTTGTCTTTTGGAGGTGGTGCGAGTACTTCATATCAGCATTTACAGGGGCAAGATGATGTTATTCAAATTATCACAGGAATTGATGCCACGACTGGAGAACCAATCATAGTGTCTCAAAAAAATGATTTTATAGACCAAATTGAAAATAACCTAGGATATAATGTTGGCTTTAGCTTGAGCATACCAATATTTAATGGTTTTAAAACAGATGCAAACGTTAAACGCGCTCAAATAAGTAAAGAACGTATTGCTTTAGATTTAGATGCACAGAAACAAACCTTAAGTGCTAATATAGAACAGGCGTTTGCAGATGCAAAAGCATCATTGATTCAGTATGAGGCTTCAAAAATCTCCTTGGAATCACAAGAGTTAGCGTTTCAGAATGAACAAGAAAAATATGACCTAGGCGTGAGTACTTCTTTTGAATTAGAACAAGTTAGAAACCGCGTCATTAACGCGCAATCCTCTTTTTTGAATGCAAAATATAATTATGTATTCAAAACAAAAGTATTAGATTTTTATCTTGATAAACCAATTACTGAATAA
- a CDS encoding efflux RND transporter periplasmic adaptor subunit, with protein MKKALKIIVGLGLLVALVFVLKYFKDSNSKSVEDFKTAEPFYTSINTKTVATGKLNPEEEVELKPQISGIIDKIMVEEGDIVKKGDIIAKIRVVPNEQNLIGASGQIASAKIAYNNAKMIYDRNKALFDKGVISRQDFDNNELALNQANETLRQAQNNYQIIRKGSLSGGGSANTNIIALIAGTILEIPVREGDQVIESNNFNEGTTIATIADMSKMIFEGKVDEAEVGKLKEGKEIKVILGAINEKEFPAKLTFVAPKGMEENGAVQFTIKADVEVDQSTKIRAGYSANAEIEMESKDSVLVIKESLLQFNRITEKPFIELKTGDGKYEKKNVELGLSDGINVEITEGVKEGDKIKVWNKASKEDNDDEE; from the coding sequence ATGAAAAAAGCATTAAAAATCATTGTAGGATTAGGATTGCTAGTAGCACTTGTATTCGTGTTAAAGTATTTTAAAGATTCTAATTCAAAATCAGTAGAAGATTTTAAAACAGCAGAGCCGTTTTATACTTCAATTAACACAAAAACTGTCGCTACAGGCAAATTAAACCCTGAAGAAGAAGTAGAATTAAAACCACAAATTTCTGGGATCATAGATAAAATTATGGTTGAAGAAGGAGACATCGTAAAAAAAGGCGATATTATTGCTAAAATTAGAGTGGTCCCGAACGAGCAAAATTTAATAGGTGCCAGTGGGCAAATAGCTTCTGCTAAAATAGCCTATAATAATGCAAAAATGATTTATGATAGAAATAAAGCATTATTTGATAAAGGCGTCATTTCTAGACAGGATTTTGATAATAATGAGTTAGCATTAAATCAAGCCAATGAAACCTTGAGGCAAGCACAAAATAATTATCAGATTATTAGAAAAGGATCCTTATCTGGTGGTGGCTCTGCAAACACAAATATTATAGCGCTCATTGCAGGTACGATTTTAGAAATTCCTGTTCGTGAAGGTGATCAGGTTATTGAAAGTAATAACTTTAATGAGGGAACTACTATTGCGACCATTGCAGACATGAGTAAAATGATCTTTGAAGGGAAAGTAGATGAAGCTGAAGTGGGAAAACTGAAAGAAGGTAAAGAAATAAAAGTTATTTTAGGGGCCATTAATGAAAAGGAATTTCCAGCAAAATTAACGTTTGTAGCACCTAAAGGGATGGAAGAGAATGGTGCGGTCCAATTTACTATTAAGGCTGATGTTGAAGTAGACCAGTCGACTAAAATTAGAGCCGGCTATAGTGCGAATGCTGAAATTGAAATGGAAAGTAAAGACAGTGTTTTGGTAATAAAAGAGTCGTTACTTCAATTTAACCGAATTACTGAAAAACCTTTTATTGAGTTAAAGACCGGTGATGGCAAGTATGAAAAGAAAAATGTAGAATTAGGTCTGTCTGATGGTATTAACGTAGAAATAACTGAAGGAGTTAAAGAAGGAGATAAAATTAAGGTTTGGAACAAAGCCTCTAAAGAAGATAACGATGACGAAGAATAG
- a CDS encoding ABC transporter permease, with translation MGLFIFERDTWQEVFDSLGKNKLRTGLTMVGVWWGILLLIGLLGSARGIENSFNRLFGSFATNSVFVWAQSTSKPFKGFQEGRQVQLKISDANKIEENVEGIEFVVPRNRNQALVVHNFLSGNFGVAGDYPLLDQVQKKKMMRGRFINQTDIDENRKVVVISEEIYKQLFEKEAEMIGTYIQLNGMNFKVVGMFETGKANMGPTEDMHIPFTTFQQIYNMGENIGWMMITGKPEADITQIESDAKLILRNLNNVHPKDNRAFGSFNLGKEFAKVTGFLSGMQFLTWFVGIATLIAGVFAIGNILLITVKERTKEIGVRRALGATPFEIKRQVILEAVFITMIAGLLGIISGGSLLMLVDALIGQGDEAILVNASVPISVVFIALVILVVLGTLIGLIPAFKATSVKPIDALREE, from the coding sequence ATGGGATTATTTATATTTGAAAGAGATACGTGGCAGGAAGTGTTTGATAGTTTGGGTAAAAACAAACTGCGAACAGGATTAACGATGGTTGGTGTTTGGTGGGGTATTTTATTACTTATAGGGTTACTAGGTTCTGCTCGCGGTATAGAAAACTCATTTAATAGGTTATTTGGTAGCTTTGCGACGAACAGTGTTTTCGTTTGGGCACAAAGTACGAGTAAGCCGTTTAAAGGCTTTCAAGAAGGCAGACAAGTGCAATTGAAAATTAGTGATGCCAACAAGATAGAAGAGAATGTGGAAGGCATTGAATTTGTGGTGCCTCGGAATAGGAATCAAGCATTGGTGGTTCATAATTTCTTGTCTGGAAACTTTGGCGTTGCTGGTGATTACCCTTTGCTCGATCAGGTTCAGAAAAAGAAAATGATGCGGGGGCGCTTCATCAATCAAACCGACATCGACGAGAATAGGAAAGTGGTTGTTATTTCTGAAGAAATCTATAAGCAACTCTTTGAAAAAGAAGCGGAAATGATAGGAACCTACATTCAGCTCAATGGTATGAATTTTAAAGTCGTGGGTATGTTTGAAACCGGAAAGGCTAACATGGGGCCTACGGAAGACATGCATATACCATTCACTACCTTCCAACAGATTTATAATATGGGAGAAAACATCGGTTGGATGATGATTACTGGAAAGCCAGAGGCAGACATCACTCAAATTGAAAGTGATGCTAAATTGATTTTAAGAAACCTTAATAACGTACACCCTAAAGATAATCGTGCCTTTGGGAGTTTTAATTTAGGAAAGGAATTTGCCAAAGTAACAGGTTTCCTCTCAGGGATGCAGTTTTTAACCTGGTTCGTAGGTATTGCAACGCTAATTGCAGGCGTATTTGCGATAGGTAATATCTTACTCATAACTGTAAAAGAAAGAACAAAAGAAATTGGTGTACGTCGTGCATTAGGTGCCACACCTTTTGAGATCAAAAGACAAGTTATTTTAGAAGCTGTTTTTATTACCATGATAGCAGGTTTATTAGGAATCATTAGTGGCGGATCGCTATTGATGCTTGTTGATGCCTTGATCGGTCAAGGAGATGAAGCGATTTTAGTAAATGCATCCGTTCCTATTAGTGTCGTATTTATTGCATTGGTCATACTGGTAGTTTTAGGAACATTAATTGGGTTAATCCCTGCCTTTAAAGCCACAAGTGTGAAACCAATAGACGCCTTAAGAGAAGAATAA
- a CDS encoding ABC transporter permease — protein MFDRDLWREIFQSINMNKTRTLLSGFTVSFAILLFALLFGITNGLLNTFDEAFVDDAKNSIFINSGRTSKASEGLQAGRQIQFENADQEWIEEEFGDKVQYITSRIYLNVTATFRNEKGNYTVRAVNPDHQYLENTKVTYGRYINQSDIKNNTKVVVIGRLVEEDLFLKTTAIGKYINLNGIQYKVVGVFSDDGGDNEERLIYMPVSTAQQIYGNNDHIDQINLTYNPEMNFDAAISFSNVLTKKLKDRFQVSQNDQRAIRVRNLANESKAVDQMTFVLGILVLVIGFGTLIAGIVGISNIMIFIVKERTKEIGIRKALGAEPKAIVLLILLESILITIIAGFVGLFLGMGILELVGPSLEKYFIKDPYVSLNLVIGATITLIIAGGLAGYLPAKKASRIKPIVALRDD, from the coding sequence ATGTTTGATAGAGATCTTTGGCGCGAAATATTTCAGAGTATTAATATGAATAAAACCAGGACACTATTGTCTGGTTTTACGGTATCGTTTGCGATTTTATTATTTGCTTTGCTTTTTGGGATCACCAATGGCTTATTAAACACCTTTGATGAAGCCTTTGTTGATGATGCAAAAAACTCCATTTTTATTAATTCCGGGAGGACTTCTAAAGCTAGTGAAGGCCTACAAGCAGGACGGCAAATTCAATTTGAAAATGCAGATCAAGAATGGATAGAAGAAGAATTTGGAGATAAAGTACAATACATCACCTCAAGAATTTACTTAAACGTAACAGCGACTTTTAGAAACGAAAAAGGTAATTATACCGTTCGTGCTGTAAATCCAGATCATCAGTATTTGGAAAACACCAAGGTGACTTATGGGCGTTATATCAATCAATCAGATATTAAAAACAACACTAAAGTGGTTGTTATTGGTCGTCTAGTAGAAGAGGATTTGTTTTTAAAAACGACAGCCATTGGAAAATATATTAACCTCAACGGGATTCAATATAAAGTAGTTGGTGTGTTTAGTGATGATGGTGGCGATAACGAAGAGCGACTAATCTACATGCCAGTATCTACTGCCCAACAAATATATGGTAATAACGATCACATCGATCAAATCAATTTAACCTATAATCCGGAGATGAACTTCGATGCGGCCATAAGCTTTAGTAATGTACTCACAAAAAAGCTTAAAGACAGGTTCCAGGTGTCACAAAACGACCAACGCGCTATTCGCGTTAGAAATTTAGCAAACGAATCTAAAGCAGTAGACCAAATGACCTTTGTTCTTGGAATTCTAGTATTGGTTATTGGTTTTGGGACATTAATAGCAGGGATTGTTGGGATTAGTAATATTATGATTTTTATAGTAAAAGAACGGACTAAAGAAATTGGTATTCGTAAAGCCTTAGGTGCAGAACCTAAAGCGATTGTATTATTAATTTTATTAGAATCTATATTAATTACCATTATCGCTGGATTTGTAGGCTTGTTTTTAGGTATGGGCATATTAGAATTGGTAGGGCCGAGTTTAGAAAAGTATTTTATAAAAGATCCCTATGTAAGCTTAAATCTGGTTATTGGCGCAACCATCACGCTAATAATAGCTGGCGGACTTGCCGGCTATCTTCCAGCAAAAAAGGCGTCAAGAATTAAACCAATTGTAGCACTTAGAGACGATTAA
- a CDS encoding ABC transporter ATP-binding protein, translated as MLKINKLHKSYPIGDSSLHVLKGINLSVEAGEMVAIMGSSGSGKSTLLNIIGMLDEADEGEYILDNVPIKNLTEKKAAIYRNKFLGFIFQSFNLINYKNALDNVALPLYYQGLKRKERVEQALFHLEKVGLKNWADHLPNELSGGQKQRVAIARALAANPKLLLADEPTGALDTKTSYEIMAFIQQLNDEGKTILIVTHEEDIANMCKRIVRLVDGVIMEDTFVNQVRAAEHV; from the coding sequence ATGCTGAAAATTAACAAGCTTCACAAGTCTTATCCTATAGGCGATTCTAGTTTACATGTATTAAAAGGAATAAATCTTTCAGTTGAAGCGGGAGAGATGGTGGCTATTATGGGGTCATCGGGTTCCGGTAAATCGACCTTACTTAATATTATTGGGATGCTTGATGAAGCCGATGAAGGTGAATACATCTTAGATAACGTGCCTATTAAAAATCTGACCGAAAAAAAAGCAGCTATTTATCGTAACAAGTTTTTAGGCTTTATTTTTCAGTCTTTCAACTTAATCAATTATAAAAATGCTTTAGACAATGTTGCTTTGCCATTATACTATCAAGGTTTAAAGCGCAAAGAGCGTGTTGAGCAAGCCTTATTCCATTTAGAAAAAGTAGGTTTAAAAAATTGGGCAGACCATTTGCCTAACGAATTATCTGGTGGACAAAAACAGCGTGTGGCTATTGCCAGAGCATTGGCGGCTAATCCAAAATTGCTTTTGGCAGATGAGCCAACAGGTGCCTTAGATACCAAAACCTCTTATGAGATCATGGCGTTTATTCAACAATTAAACGACGAAGGAAAAACCATTTTAATAGTAACTCATGAAGAAGACATTGCGAATATGTGTAAACGTATTGTGCGTTTGGTAGATGGCGTTATTATGGAAGACACTTTTGTTAACCAGGTAAGGGCTGCAGAACATGTTTGA
- a CDS encoding DUF420 domain-containing protein — MIKENIQKEKKYNKWIIALSVVIPLAVAALFRVKLKDFGFNIEPLTFLPPIYASINGLTAIVLIIAVLAIKKGNRRLHERLMKSAIALSVCFLLMYIAYHMTSDSTAFGGEGGIKYVYYFILITHIILSIAVIPFVLITYVRAISSNFERHKKIARITFPLWLYVAITGVVVYVMIAPYYA; from the coding sequence ATGATTAAAGAAAATATACAAAAAGAAAAAAAATATAATAAATGGATTATTGCGCTTTCAGTAGTCATTCCATTGGCAGTGGCCGCATTATTTCGTGTTAAACTAAAAGATTTTGGATTTAATATTGAGCCATTAACTTTTTTACCGCCAATTTATGCAAGCATTAACGGCCTAACAGCTATTGTTCTAATTATTGCGGTTTTGGCCATAAAAAAAGGGAATAGAAGATTGCACGAACGTTTAATGAAATCTGCAATAGCACTTTCCGTGTGCTTCCTGTTAATGTATATTGCCTATCATATGACTAGTGATTCAACCGCTTTTGGAGGAGAAGGCGGTATTAAATATGTTTACTATTTTATTCTAATCACACATATAATATTATCGATTGCAGTGATTCCATTTGTACTTATCACCTATGTCAGAGCCATTAGTAGTAATTTTGAAAGACATAAAAAAATAGCAAGAATTACTTTTCCGTTATGGCTTTACGTTGCCATAACAGGAGTTGTGGTGTATGTGATGATTGCTCCTTATTACGCATAA
- a CDS encoding SCO family protein codes for MKKNNYSYIGIAFIILLFGIIFIPKIVNRIKSDKVVDNTGRSEQIAKPTEDEKKAKALSFIEINGQRKKVPNFSFTNQDGKTITQKDYLGKVYVVDFFFTTCPTICPRMSKNLVEIQELYKENSNFGIASFSIMPATDTPEILKDYAENYGITHPNWHLLTGEQEKIHQLANTGFNIYVGEVEDGALGFAHSGDFALIDKNGYIRSRTDAFGNPKIFYKGIISEQEKMDEDGNAQEISMLKEDIRILLEE; via the coding sequence ATGAAAAAAAACAACTACTCATATATAGGTATTGCATTTATCATTTTACTATTCGGAATTATTTTTATTCCTAAAATAGTAAATAGAATTAAATCAGATAAAGTAGTCGATAATACAGGGCGTAGCGAACAGATAGCAAAACCAACAGAAGACGAAAAAAAAGCTAAGGCATTATCGTTTATTGAAATAAATGGCCAACGCAAAAAAGTGCCAAACTTTAGCTTTACGAATCAGGATGGAAAAACGATCACGCAAAAGGATTATTTAGGGAAAGTATATGTCGTCGATTTTTTCTTTACCACCTGTCCTACTATTTGTCCAAGAATGAGTAAAAACCTGGTGGAGATTCAAGAACTTTATAAGGAGAACAGCAATTTTGGTATTGCTTCATTTTCTATTATGCCAGCGACAGATACCCCAGAAATCTTAAAAGATTACGCCGAAAATTATGGCATTACACATCCCAATTGGCATTTATTAACAGGAGAACAGGAAAAAATTCACCAACTGGCAAATACAGGATTTAATATCTATGTAGGTGAAGTAGAAGATGGAGCATTAGGTTTTGCACACTCTGGGGACTTTGCATTAATAGATAAGAACGGATACATACGCTCCAGAACTGATGCGTTTGGTAATCCTAAAATTTTCTACAAAGGCATCATTAGCGAACAAGAAAAAATGGATGAAGATGGCAATGCACAAGAAATCTCAATGCTAAAAGAAGATATTAGAATTTTATTGGAAGAATAA
- a CDS encoding cytochrome C oxidase subunit IV family protein, giving the protein MAHEHKLEIFRGLVKFKSNTQKIWGVLIFLTLVTAVEVVLGIYKPESLMIPVLGMKGLNWVFIILTLVKAYYITWDFMHMRDETKSLRRMVVWTAVFLICYLIFILLQEGGYIESVYSNGYIKKDF; this is encoded by the coding sequence ATGGCACACGAACATAAATTAGAAATATTCAGAGGATTAGTAAAGTTTAAATCAAACACTCAAAAAATTTGGGGCGTTTTAATATTTTTAACTTTAGTAACAGCCGTAGAAGTTGTATTAGGTATCTATAAGCCAGAATCATTGATGATTCCTGTTTTGGGGATGAAAGGCTTAAACTGGGTCTTCATAATTTTAACTTTAGTAAAAGCCTATTATATTACTTGGGATTTTATGCACATGCGTGATGAAACCAAGAGTTTAAGACGTATGGTTGTGTGGACAGCCGTTTTTCTAATTTGCTACTTAATCTTCATCTTATTGCAAGAAGGTGGCTATATAGAAAGTGTTTATAGTAATGGCTATATTAAAAAAGATTTTTAA
- a CDS encoding cytochrome c oxidase subunit 3, with protein sequence MNTTVATTETEGKTWDGGNEPLKASYGKMMMWFFIVSDALTFSGFLAAYGFSRFKFIGSWPIADEVFTHVPFFHGNYPMIYVAFMTFILIMSSVTMVLAVDAGHHMKQKAVTWYMFLTVIGGLIFVGSQAWEWNTFIRGDYGAVQTKGGNILQFGHYETVEGEQVFKRNAISEFAVVTPGERVNHESKNGLWYESEGTLPEYSVEEVYAGLLANETIFVRTQTINEAGEKTILTREESLKQIKDNGKQVVHGANLQVNEYGSPLFADFFFFITGFHGFHVFSGVVINIIIFFNVIIGTYERRKSYEMVEKVGLYWHFVDLVWVFVFTFFYLV encoded by the coding sequence ATGAATACTACAGTTGCAACTACTGAAACAGAGGGCAAAACTTGGGACGGAGGCAATGAGCCATTAAAAGCAAGCTACGGTAAAATGATGATGTGGTTTTTCATCGTTTCAGATGCATTAACCTTCTCAGGATTTTTAGCCGCTTATGGTTTTTCAAGATTCAAATTCATTGGTTCTTGGCCAATTGCAGATGAAGTGTTTACACACGTTCCGTTTTTCCACGGTAATTATCCAATGATTTATGTGGCATTCATGACCTTTATTTTAATCATGTCATCAGTAACTATGGTATTAGCCGTAGACGCTGGGCACCACATGAAGCAAAAAGCAGTAACGTGGTACATGTTTTTAACGGTCATTGGAGGTTTAATTTTCGTGGGTTCTCAAGCTTGGGAATGGAACACCTTCATTAGAGGCGACTATGGAGCGGTACAAACTAAAGGAGGTAATATTCTTCAATTTGGTCACTATGAAACAGTAGAGGGTGAGCAGGTTTTTAAAAGAAATGCCATTTCAGAATTTGCTGTGGTAACGCCCGGAGAAAGAGTTAATCACGAAAGTAAAAACGGGTTGTGGTATGAAAGTGAAGGGACGCTTCCAGAATATTCTGTAGAGGAAGTTTATGCTGGTTTGTTGGCCAACGAAACTATTTTTGTTAGAACGCAAACAATCAATGAAGCCGGTGAAAAAACAATTCTGACAAGAGAAGAGTCTTTAAAGCAAATTAAGGATAATGGAAAGCAAGTCGTTCACGGCGCAAACCTTCAGGTTAATGAATATGGTTCACCATTATTTGCAGATTTCTTTTTCTTTATCACAGGATTTCACGGTTTTCACGTATTTTCAGGTGTGGTAATCAATATCATTATTTTCTTTAATGTCATTATTGGAACCTACGAAAGACGTAAGAGTTATGAAATGGTTGAAAAAGTAGGATTGTATTGGCACTTTGTAGATTTAGTTTGGGTATTTGTATTCACATTCTTCTATTTAGTATAA
- a CDS encoding cytochrome c oxidase subunit 3, giving the protein MDLTQGTIKEKNERAKKMMLWFGLISLFMSFAGLTSAVIISRTRPDWSQDLQLPDVFLVSVFVIISSSIAYVFAKRALKQGKKGITTLLLLATFVLGVVFIFLQFNGFNELINSGYYLTGETSDPKASFIFLIAFVHLLHVAVGLICLLVVIYNHFKQKYTPAKHLGFELAGTFWHFIDILWVFLYLLLYFVA; this is encoded by the coding sequence ATGGATTTAACCCAAGGGACTATAAAAGAAAAAAATGAACGAGCAAAAAAGATGATGCTGTGGTTTGGTCTCATCTCTTTATTTATGTCGTTTGCTGGTTTAACCAGTGCCGTTATTATAAGTCGTACACGTCCAGATTGGTCTCAGGATCTGCAGTTACCAGATGTTTTTCTGGTGAGTGTCTTTGTTATTATTTCCAGTAGTATTGCTTATGTTTTTGCAAAAAGAGCATTAAAACAAGGCAAGAAGGGAATAACAACACTACTGTTATTAGCGACTTTTGTTTTAGGGGTGGTGTTCATTTTTCTTCAATTTAATGGTTTTAATGAATTAATCAATTCTGGTTATTATTTAACAGGAGAAACAAGTGATCCAAAGGCTTCTTTTATTTTTCTAATTGCTTTTGTCCATCTTTTACACGTTGCAGTAGGATTAATTTGTTTGTTGGTTGTTATTTATAATCATTTTAAACAAAAGTACACACCTGCTAAACATTTAGGTTTTGAACTGGCAGGAACATTCTGGCATTTTATAGATATACTGTGGGTATTCTTGTATTTGCTCCTGTATTTTGTAGCCTAA
- the cyoE gene encoding heme o synthase, producing MSRTSAAAIKHTWISDFKEITKMRLALSVVFSSVAGYLLGVETVDYATLLLLALGGYFMVGASNAYNQIIEKDLDVLMDRTKNRPIPAGRMTVQTAFIIATIFTVLGIAILYSINEQTAMFGAISIFLYTCVYTPLKTKTPLAVFVGAIPGAIPFMLGWVAATDDFGIEPGVLFALQFFWQFPHFWAIGWFLYNDYKKGGFFMLPTGKQDKGTAVQTIMYTVWTVLVSIVPVFGITGQLKLSIVAGSIVFSLGLFMLYYAIQLFKKMTEKAAKQLMLASVSYITLIQIVYVVDKFIR from the coding sequence TTGAGTAGAACGTCAGCAGCAGCAATAAAACATACATGGATTTCAGATTTTAAAGAAATCACAAAAATGCGTTTAGCATTAAGCGTGGTATTCTCCTCTGTGGCAGGTTATTTACTTGGTGTTGAAACCGTAGATTACGCGACCCTTTTGTTACTGGCGCTAGGGGGGTATTTTATGGTTGGTGCTTCCAATGCTTACAATCAAATCATTGAGAAAGATTTAGACGTATTAATGGATCGTACAAAAAACCGCCCAATTCCAGCAGGGCGTATGACGGTGCAAACAGCATTTATTATTGCGACAATCTTTACCGTTTTAGGAATCGCTATCTTATACAGTATTAATGAGCAAACAGCAATGTTTGGTGCTATTTCTATTTTTTTATACACTTGCGTTTATACGCCTTTAAAAACAAAAACGCCCTTAGCTGTTTTTGTTGGAGCCATTCCAGGAGCCATTCCTTTTATGTTAGGTTGGGTAGCTGCTACTGATGATTTTGGTATAGAGCCGGGCGTTTTATTTGCCTTACAATTCTTTTGGCAATTCCCTCACTTTTGGGCAATAGGCTGGTTTTTATATAATGATTATAAAAAAGGAGGCTTTTTTATGTTGCCAACAGGAAAACAAGATAAAGGCACAGCAGTACAAACAATTATGTATACGGTTTGGACGGTCTTAGTCTCTATCGTACCTGTTTTTGGTATCACCGGACAATTAAAATTGTCTATCGTTGCAGGAAGCATTGTGTTTAGCTTAGGGTTATTCATGTTGTATTATGCTATTCAATTATTCAAGAAAATGACAGAAAAAGCAGCCAAGCAACTCATGCTTGCCAGCGTGTCTTACATTACATTAATACAAATTGTTTACGTAGTAGATAAATTTATTAGATAA
- a CDS encoding energy transducer TonB — protein sequence MNNSKKSHDLVRQNEKVVKKSQKHDVNLRKNSTLYFQIGLIVCLLGSYTALEMMFASTNDYVYKVSVDPDDDMFDLVPDNYVIEKPKEAQKSEPVKPEPIPSSKIEISDDDTKAADDLAKTFIDTPKPNKRVPEVNPNDFKVTPPTGPVSILAVQKVPVYPGCEKATNNDARRKCMSDKLSKLIQNKFNPDLGAELGLQGRQKIWVQFKINKQGEVEILNTRSPHEELDKEAIRVVEKIPTMTPGMNDERPVEVSYMLPINLNIQN from the coding sequence ATGAACAATTCAAAGAAAAGCCACGACCTCGTTCGCCAAAACGAGAAAGTTGTGAAAAAATCACAAAAGCATGATGTAAATTTACGAAAAAACTCAACACTGTACTTTCAAATTGGGTTAATTGTTTGTTTATTGGGGAGTTACACCGCATTAGAGATGATGTTTGCTAGTACAAACGATTATGTTTACAAGGTTTCAGTAGATCCCGACGATGATATGTTTGATCTAGTACCAGACAATTATGTGATTGAAAAACCAAAGGAGGCACAAAAATCTGAACCAGTTAAACCCGAGCCAATACCTTCTTCAAAGATTGAAATTAGTGATGATGACACAAAAGCGGCCGATGATTTAGCTAAAACCTTTATTGATACACCTAAGCCGAATAAGAGAGTGCCAGAGGTAAATCCAAATGATTTTAAAGTTACACCTCCAACAGGACCGGTGAGTATCTTAGCCGTTCAAAAAGTGCCAGTGTATCCCGGTTGTGAAAAAGCAACTAACAACGATGCACGTAGAAAATGTATGTCGGATAAGCTGTCAAAACTTATTCAGAATAAATTTAATCCAGATTTAGGCGCTGAACTGGGCTTGCAAGGCAGACAGAAAATTTGGGTACAGTTTAAAATAAACAAACAAGGCGAGGTAGAGATATTAAATACGAGGTCGCCACACGAAGAATTGGATAAAGAAGCAATTCGTGTTGTAGAGAAAATACCAACAATGACACCAGGAATGAATGATGAGAGACCTGTTGAGGTGTCTTACATGTTACCTATAAATTTGAATATTCAAAATTAA